A genomic segment from Nicotiana sylvestris chromosome 1, ASM39365v2, whole genome shotgun sequence encodes:
- the LOC138872596 gene encoding uncharacterized protein produces MRVVQVNNKARNLLHNAISDEEYEKISSCNIAKEMWDKLEVTYEGTSKVKETHINMRVHDYELFSMKEGESIEEMFVMFSKIISDLKAFGKPYTSSDQVRKILKSLPSTWQTKIVTLESQDLNKLSHD; encoded by the coding sequence ATGAGAGTGGTACAAGTTAACAACAAAGCGAGAAATCTGCTTCATAACGCTATAAGTGATGAAGAATATGAGAAAATCTCAAGTTGTAACATAGCCAAAGAAATGTGGGACAAGCTTGAGGTCACTTATGAAGGAACCAGCAAAGTAAAGGAAACACATATCAACATGCGGGTCCATGATTACGAACTCTTCTCAATGAAAGAAGGAGAATCTATTGAAGAGATGTTTGTCAtgtttagcaaaataattagcGATCTAAAGGCGTTTGGCAAGCCTTACACTAGTAGTGATCAAGTTAGAAAAATTCTCAAGAGTTTACCAAGTACTTGGCAGACCAAAATAGTCACACTGGAATCTCAAGATCTAAACAAATTATCCCATGATTAA